One genomic window of Nicotiana sylvestris chromosome 10, ASM39365v2, whole genome shotgun sequence includes the following:
- the LOC104212835 gene encoding transcription factor TCP24-like, protein MFPKSNINDPFSYSSQELLKHSYTHDAYHQNPSSTSIIVEDHPFFLNNFPSPFLDEHESPLSQIFSHQQQQQQQELEASDHYHDTEGDPNTSRFGRANVKIIEDQSSNPSAEHVSPSSKKRKLSAKPRRRTGKKDRHSKICTAQGVRDRRMRLSLQIARKFFDLQDMLGFDKASKTIEWLFSKSKNAIKELSRNIPQEINNSIGDQNNIMSESHILECEDHRKLRKMELKEKPRAKARENTKGKMMIKGHKKGKEMYEANPKNVNKLGSNSQSLENKFANVGIMESYLGGTSSSISSIFDYQNSGVRGGNIDYFDNCYMGFLENWDNKNSNISCSTTTTNEVQIPFAGNNNTSSIYLDNSRYQFQFLDQENHFSCRH, encoded by the coding sequence ATGTTTCCCAAAAGCAACATCAATGACCCTTTTTCCTACTCCTCACAAGAATTGCTTAAACATTCTTATACACATGATGCTTATCATCAAAACCCTAGTTCAACTTCAATAATAGTAGAAGATCATCCATTTTTCTTGAATAACTTTCCTTCTCCATTTCTTGATGAACATGAATCCCCATTAAGCCAAATCTTTTcccatcaacaacaacaacaacaacaagagcTAGAGGCTAGTGATCACTATCATGACACTGAAGGTGATCCTAACACTTCAAGATTTGGACGTGCTAACGTGAAAATCATAGAAGACCAGAGTTCAAATCCCAGTGCTGAGCATGTATCGCCATCATCAAAGAAGAGAAAACTAAGTGCAAAGCCTCGAAGGAGAACAGGAAAAAAGGATAGGCATAGCAAGATTTGCACAGCTCAAGGTGTGAGAGATCGAAGAATGAGATTATCACTTCAAATAGCGCGTAAATTCTTCGATCTACAAGACATGTTAGGGTTTGATAAGGCAAGTAAAACTATAGAATGGTTATTTTCCAAGTCCAAGAATGCCATCAAAGAGCTCTCAAGAAACATACCACAAGAGATCAATAATAGTATAGGTGATCAAAACAACATAATGAGTGAGTCCCATATATTGGAATGTGAAGATCAtcgaaaattgagaaaaatggaGTTAAAGGAGAAGCCTAGAGCAAAGGCAAGGGAGAACACCAAAGGAAAAATGATGATCAAAGGCCACAAAAAGGGCAAAGAAATGTATGAGGCAAACCCTAAAAATGTCAATAAATTAGGGTCAAACTCTCAATCTCTTGAAAATAAATTTGCTAATGTTGGGATCATGGAAAGTTATTTAGGGGGTACAAGTTCTTCAATTAGTTCTATATTTGATTATCAGAATAGTGGAGTCAGAGGAGGCAATATAGATTATTTTGACAATTGTTACATGGGATTTCTTGAAAATTGGGACAACAAAAATTCCAACATCAGCTGCAGTACTACAACAACAAACGAGGTACAAATCCCATTTGCAGGTAATAACAACACTAGCTCAATTTATTTGGACAATTCCAGGTATCAATTTCAGTTTCTGGACCAAGAAAATCATTTCTCCTGCAGACATTAG